One segment of Shewanella piezotolerans WP3 DNA contains the following:
- the folM gene encoding dihydromonapterin reductase, whose product MPAAILITGVGKRVGFYLAKHLAQQGHKVIGTYRSQYPQLQELEALGVELHRCDFYHDAQLDELLQKLAQQSAFKALIHNASDWLPDGDTTSALSIMDKMMRIHVSVPYTINLALADQLKANSGMADIIHITDYVAEKGSKKHAAYAASKAALQNLTLSFAAKYAPEVKVNSIAPALLMFNPDDDEHYKQKALNKSLMTKEGGEVEILNAINYLLQSHYVTGQTLKIDGGRHLV is encoded by the coding sequence ATGCCAGCCGCTATTTTAATAACCGGAGTCGGTAAACGTGTCGGCTTTTACCTTGCCAAGCATTTAGCCCAACAGGGCCATAAAGTCATTGGCACTTACCGTAGCCAATACCCACAGCTACAAGAGCTCGAAGCCTTAGGTGTTGAGCTGCATAGGTGTGATTTTTACCACGATGCTCAACTCGATGAGCTACTGCAAAAACTAGCTCAACAATCTGCTTTTAAAGCACTAATCCATAATGCATCAGACTGGTTACCTGACGGTGATACAACGTCAGCATTATCGATTATGGACAAAATGATGCGCATTCATGTGAGTGTACCTTATACCATTAACTTGGCTCTTGCGGATCAGCTCAAGGCCAATAGTGGCATGGCTGATATTATCCACATCACCGATTATGTTGCAGAGAAAGGCAGTAAGAAACATGCAGCTTATGCTGCCAGTAAAGCAGCGTTACAAAACTTGACCCTGTCCTTTGCCGCAAAATATGCCCCCGAGGTTAAGGTCAATAGTATTGCTCCTGCACTGCTCATGTTTAACCCTGATGATGACGAACACTACAAACAGAAGGCATTGAATAAGTCACTGATGACCAAGGAGGGTGGTGAGGTAGAGATCTTAAATGCGATAAACTACCTATTGCAGAGTCACTACGTTACCGGTCAAACCTTGAAAATTGATGGCGGCCGCCACTTGGTTTAA
- the folE gene encoding GTP cyclohydrolase I FolE yields MDVPQAQQVRDALIEQGLETPLIPSDMTAEQKYERIKGLMTEVVSTLGLDLSDDSLQETPHRIAKMYVNEIFSGLDYDNFPKIAQIENKMAVDEMVRITDISVVSTCEHHFVTIDGLARVAYIPNRTIIGLSKINRIVRFFAQRPQVQERLTKQILVALQTLLATDNVAVSIDATHYCVKSRGVMDTQSQTQTTALGGEFKTSAATRAEFFR; encoded by the coding sequence ATGGACGTACCTCAGGCTCAACAAGTGAGAGATGCATTAATCGAACAAGGACTCGAGACCCCTTTAATTCCGTCGGATATGACCGCCGAACAGAAGTACGAGCGCATTAAGGGCTTAATGACGGAAGTGGTTTCTACCTTAGGCCTCGACCTTAGCGATGACAGCTTACAAGAGACGCCACACCGTATTGCCAAGATGTATGTCAACGAGATATTTTCCGGATTAGACTATGATAACTTTCCTAAAATTGCCCAGATTGAAAACAAAATGGCGGTTGACGAGATGGTACGGATCACTGATATCAGCGTCGTTAGCACCTGCGAGCATCACTTTGTAACTATCGATGGCCTCGCAAGAGTGGCCTACATTCCGAACCGCACCATTATTGGTCTGTCCAAAATCAACCGAATCGTGCGTTTTTTTGCACAGCGCCCTCAAGTGCAGGAACGTTTAACCAAGCAAATCTTAGTTGCCCTGCAAACATTATTGGCAACCGATAATGTCGCGGTCAGTATTGATGCTACCCATTACTGCGTAAAATCTAGAGGAGTAATGGATACCCAATCGCAAACGCAAACCACAGCCCTCGGAGGCGAGTTTAAAACTAGCGCCGCAACTCGGGCAGAGTTTTTCCGCTAG
- the folX gene encoding dihydroneopterin triphosphate 2'-epimerase, whose translation MTTSNAIIKVTNLRLRTFIGFNIEEREKMQDVVINIEIHYPASNAIREDNVDEALNYKKVTKAVIQHVEEGRFLLLEKLVSDVLDISSQHPWVQYARVTIDKPHALRFADSVSLSLEYRKS comes from the coding sequence ATGACAACAAGCAACGCCATTATCAAAGTTACCAATTTGCGCCTGCGCACCTTCATCGGCTTCAATATCGAAGAGCGTGAGAAAATGCAGGATGTAGTGATTAACATAGAGATCCACTACCCTGCGAGTAATGCCATTCGCGAAGATAACGTCGATGAGGCACTCAATTATAAAAAGGTGACTAAGGCTGTCATTCAGCACGTCGAAGAGGGGCGTTTTCTACTATTAGAAAAATTAGTCTCTGATGTACTCGATATCAGTAGTCAGCATCCATGGGTGCAATATGCTCGAGTAACCATTGATAAGCCCCACGCATTAAGGTTTGCAGACTCCGTATCACTGTCTTTAGAGTACCGAAAATCTTAA
- a CDS encoding DUF2282 domain-containing protein — translation MKSSTTAIGVTVAGVLAASLSLSAQAVPDQPKEWEKCAGIAKAGANDCGALDGSHGCAGQAKADNLPTEWIYVPAGTCDKIAGGEVKAVKPAKS, via the coding sequence ATGAAATCTTCAACAACTGCAATAGGCGTCACTGTGGCGGGTGTTTTAGCTGCGAGTTTATCTCTGAGCGCACAAGCGGTACCAGATCAACCGAAAGAGTGGGAGAAATGCGCCGGGATTGCTAAAGCGGGGGCTAACGATTGCGGCGCATTAGATGGCAGTCATGGCTGCGCTGGACAAGCCAAAGCTGACAACCTTCCTACCGAGTGGATCTATGTTCCGGCAGGTACTTGCGACAAAATAGCGGGTGGGGAAGTTAAAGCGGTTAAACCGGCGAAAAGCTAA
- a CDS encoding DUF692 domain-containing protein, which produces MARSGITGAGIGLRTPHVQQILADENLEIPWLEVLADNWLVEGGLNQHLLMRISERFPLVFHSVGLSLGGGNTLDVDYLNKIKPLKQACGGHWYSEHASFSGNNDFKVADLLPLPYTDEAVMHISNRIKQTQDLLGERILLENVSTYMSCKHNELSEGEFIAAIAEEADCYLLLDINNAFVTSVNLDQQLQAFLNAVPARRVKQIHLAGFHQKDDYLLDAHNHPVDPQVWQAYQDYIQLYGNIPTMIEWDSEIPTLGRLLQERQIAADMMQFNAKPAAGVDRCA; this is translated from the coding sequence ATGGCTAGATCTGGCATAACAGGCGCAGGCATTGGCCTGCGCACTCCTCATGTGCAGCAAATATTGGCTGACGAAAATCTTGAAATCCCTTGGCTAGAGGTGTTGGCTGATAACTGGCTGGTGGAAGGTGGACTAAACCAACATCTGCTTATGCGTATTAGTGAGCGATTTCCGCTGGTGTTTCATAGTGTAGGCTTGTCTCTTGGTGGTGGTAATACACTAGATGTTGATTACCTCAACAAGATTAAACCTCTCAAGCAAGCCTGTGGTGGCCATTGGTATTCCGAACATGCAAGTTTCTCTGGTAATAACGACTTTAAAGTCGCAGATCTGTTGCCGTTGCCCTACACAGACGAAGCCGTCATGCATATCAGCAATAGGATCAAGCAAACCCAAGATCTACTGGGTGAAAGAATATTACTGGAAAATGTGTCTACCTATATGAGTTGCAAACATAATGAATTGAGTGAGGGGGAGTTTATTGCTGCGATTGCCGAAGAAGCTGATTGCTACCTGTTGCTGGATATCAATAATGCTTTTGTCACAAGTGTGAATCTCGACCAGCAGTTACAAGCATTTTTGAATGCCGTACCTGCTAGGCGGGTTAAACAGATACATTTGGCGGGATTCCATCAAAAAGATGATTATCTGCTGGATGCCCATAACCATCCTGTCGATCCGCAAGTTTGGCAGGCTTATCAAGATTACATTCAGCTCTATGGCAATATTCCCACCATGATTGAGTGGGACAGCGAAATACCTACACTAGGTCGGCTGTTACAGGAACGGCAGATTGCCGCCGATATGATGCAGTTTAATGCTAAGCCCGCTGCAGGAGTGGACCGATGCGCTTAG
- a CDS encoding DNA-binding domain-containing protein translates to MRLADWQGAFIQALQTKGDDSALLALVNKREQSRLKVYQNNAFQALLSSLQSSFPVCQTVVGERCFEQLAQQYCNHYPLQDANLNHYGAQFPRLLGDEIKQHQVFIGLEYLPELAMLEWALKQGYYAQDRSDYMQQPQVHELEQMARLTESLQQQAVLLLQPDIELLSCRYPVQQVWLKHQATTEQSHTVSCDSATNYLLIFRDRFKVNFRQISAPQAQLIMAIQQSLSLEQLANTEVDLSELPQLIQLGWIAGYKLAVTDDG, encoded by the coding sequence ATGCGCTTAGCGGACTGGCAAGGGGCATTTATTCAAGCGCTGCAAACTAAAGGTGATGACAGCGCACTACTGGCCTTGGTCAATAAGCGTGAGCAATCTCGGTTAAAAGTTTATCAAAACAATGCCTTTCAAGCACTGCTAAGTAGTCTACAGAGTAGCTTTCCTGTATGCCAAACGGTAGTGGGAGAGCGCTGTTTTGAGCAGCTAGCACAGCAATATTGCAACCATTATCCGTTGCAGGATGCCAACTTAAATCATTATGGCGCACAGTTCCCTAGGTTACTTGGCGATGAGATTAAGCAGCATCAAGTATTTATTGGGCTTGAATACCTACCTGAGCTAGCAATGCTTGAATGGGCGTTAAAGCAGGGCTATTACGCGCAAGATCGCAGTGACTATATGCAACAGCCACAAGTACATGAGCTGGAGCAAATGGCGCGGCTTACTGAATCTCTGCAGCAACAAGCTGTGCTGCTACTGCAACCTGATATTGAGCTACTTAGTTGTCGCTATCCGGTGCAACAAGTCTGGTTAAAGCATCAAGCCACAACAGAGCAAAGCCACACGGTTAGTTGCGATAGCGCAACAAACTATCTGCTGATCTTTCGGGACCGCTTTAAGGTGAACTTTAGGCAAATATCAGCGCCGCAAGCTCAGCTAATAATGGCTATACAGCAGAGTTTGTCGCTCGAGCAATTAGCTAACACAGAGGTGGATTTGAGTGAATTACCTCAGCTTATTCAACTAGGCTGGATTGCGGGCTATAAATTGGCGGTAACAGACGATGGATAG
- a CDS encoding RNA polymerase sigma factor — protein sequence MDRELLQSLYRYCLCLTRHGPAAEDLLQTAIERWLSSAAKPQYPKAYLRTIIRNQFIDDCRRLKRIDFDPIDEHAPALLDETCMEQVALQHDLIEYLFSQLNAAEREVLYLWAVEGFSAAEIANDLGQPRGSILSRLHRIKIKAVEIMQNETTTAQSNGQGS from the coding sequence ATGGATAGAGAGTTACTGCAGAGTCTATATCGCTATTGTTTATGTCTTACTCGACATGGACCCGCAGCGGAAGATTTGCTGCAAACAGCGATAGAGCGTTGGTTAAGCAGCGCTGCTAAGCCTCAATATCCAAAAGCCTATCTACGCACTATTATCCGTAATCAATTTATTGATGATTGCAGACGTTTAAAGCGGATCGATTTTGACCCAATAGATGAGCATGCTCCTGCACTTTTAGATGAAACCTGTATGGAACAGGTCGCGCTGCAGCATGACTTAATCGAGTATCTATTCTCTCAGCTCAATGCCGCGGAAAGGGAGGTACTGTATCTGTGGGCGGTTGAAGGCTTTAGCGCCGCAGAGATCGCAAATGACTTGGGTCAACCTCGAGGAAGCATCTTGTCGAGGCTACATAGGATTAAAATTAAGGCGGTTGAGATTATGCAAAATGAAACCACCACAGCACAAAGTAACGGTCAGGGGAGCTAG
- a CDS encoding alpha/beta hydrolase family protein has protein sequence MRKTILLFITLFNITPHAFAIYSEGDINLPLQSSVVNYSDCFSGFYSSYESWKNSTVINSGVKEQYFIHRFSEDDYHLFKENTFCYSITYKVNKHLVKGFLLYPKENNYKKIPSIIYNRGGNDSKYHTLTFDNLFSYLFPLALEGHIVIASQYGGAKVWPKSFKGNGGVDEFGGAEVNDVLALIPIIDALPIADPNRIAMFGWSRGGMMSLIAVTKTDRIKTLILGASPVDYITSTLTSSPFENEVLSRLIPNYKANKAQALKQRSAIYWADKIPKDIAILMLHGTNDKRVDVNSVINFVDLIKRLGINVKLKKYENGSHSLIESRGNVYNSILDWLKNNL, from the coding sequence ATGAGAAAAACTATATTACTTTTTATTACTCTTTTTAATATCACTCCACATGCATTTGCTATTTACTCAGAAGGTGATATTAACCTACCTTTACAGTCAAGCGTTGTAAATTACAGTGATTGCTTTAGTGGTTTCTACTCTTCCTATGAAAGTTGGAAAAATTCCACAGTCATTAATAGCGGTGTTAAAGAACAGTACTTCATTCATCGTTTTTCAGAGGACGATTACCATTTATTTAAAGAAAATACTTTCTGTTATTCGATAACTTACAAGGTGAACAAACACTTAGTTAAGGGTTTCCTGCTTTACCCTAAAGAAAACAATTACAAAAAAATACCGAGTATTATTTATAATCGAGGTGGAAATGACAGCAAGTATCATACTCTAACTTTTGATAATTTATTTTCCTACCTCTTCCCTTTGGCACTAGAGGGGCACATTGTGATAGCAAGTCAATATGGCGGTGCTAAGGTCTGGCCTAAGAGCTTTAAAGGGAACGGCGGCGTTGACGAGTTTGGCGGAGCTGAGGTTAATGACGTGCTCGCTCTCATCCCTATTATTGATGCTCTACCAATTGCAGATCCCAACAGAATCGCAATGTTCGGATGGAGTAGAGGCGGTATGATGTCATTAATCGCGGTCACAAAAACGGACAGAATAAAGACCCTGATTCTTGGGGCTTCACCTGTTGATTACATCACATCAACTCTTACCTCTTCTCCTTTTGAAAATGAGGTTCTTAGCCGGTTAATCCCAAACTACAAAGCAAATAAGGCCCAAGCACTCAAGCAAAGATCTGCTATTTATTGGGCCGATAAAATCCCAAAGGATATTGCTATTTTAATGCTTCATGGAACAAATGATAAAAGGGTAGATGTGAATTCTGTTATTAATTTCGTGGACTTAATTAAACGGTTGGGAATTAATGTAAAACTAAAAAAATACGAAAATGGTAGTCATTCGCTTATAGAGTCAAGAGGCAATGTTTATAACAGCATACTTGATTGGCTCAAAAATAATCTGTAA
- a CDS encoding IS3-like element ISSpi1 family transposase (programmed frameshift) has translation MRGKRYPDEFKIEAVKQVTERGYQIADVADRLGVTSKSLHNWINKFDKPEKQHITIDNQQDEIRKLKAELRRVTEERNIPKGGRRVLCKRVKEKYTFIKSRLKHYPVKTLCEILGVHRSGFYAWLKEPLSRRATEDKRLLGKIKQYWLESGCVYGYRNITLDLKDDGEAVGKNRVYRIMRTADIKAVRGYKRNPSFGRGDVSHTAPNTLNRGFDIAEPNKVWVTDFTYIRTHEGWLYLTVVIDLFSRQVVGWTMKSTARADLVIDALLMAVWRRTPTEKVLIHSDQGVQYTCSDWRSFLKEHNLEASMSRRGNCHDNAVAESFFSLLKKDRIKRKVYKTRDEARAEIFNYIEYFYNPVRHHGSNNGLSPMNFEKQYYENLESV, from the exons ATGCGCGGAAAACGATATCCAGATGAGTTCAAAATAGAAGCTGTTAAACAAGTCACTGAGCGTGGTTATCAAATCGCAGATGTTGCTGATAGATTAGGCGTCACTTCCAAAAGTTTGCACAACTGGATTAATAAGTTTGATAAGCCGGAAAAGCAACACATCACCATTGATAATCAACAAGACGAAATACGTAAACTCAAGGCTGAACTACGTCGCGTAACCGAAGAGCGAAATATCC CTAAAGGAGGCCGCCGTGTACTTTGCAAGCGAGTCAAAGAAAAGTACACGTTCATAAAGTCTAGGCTCAAGCACTACCCAGTAAAAACCCTATGCGAAATACTTGGCGTTCACCGCAGCGGCTTCTATGCCTGGCTTAAGGAGCCTCTGAGTCGCAGAGCTACTGAAGATAAGCGACTACTAGGTAAAATTAAACAGTATTGGCTAGAAAGCGGTTGTGTGTATGGCTACCGAAATATCACTTTAGACCTTAAAGATGATGGTGAGGCTGTTGGAAAAAATCGGGTATATCGGATCATGAGAACAGCTGATATTAAGGCTGTACGTGGCTATAAGCGCAATCCAAGTTTTGGCAGAGGCGATGTTAGTCATACAGCACCAAATACGTTAAATAGAGGGTTTGACATCGCTGAGCCCAATAAAGTTTGGGTGACCGACTTTACCTATATTCGGACTCATGAAGGTTGGCTATATCTCACTGTTGTTATCGATCTATTCTCTCGACAAGTTGTCGGTTGGACAATGAAAAGTACAGCTAGAGCTGACCTAGTTATTGATGCGCTACTGATGGCGGTATGGAGACGCACTCCAACAGAAAAGGTGCTTATCCATTCCGATCAAGGCGTGCAATATACTTGCTCTGATTGGCGCAGCTTTCTTAAAGAGCACAACCTGGAAGCGAGTATGAGTCGAAGAGGAAACTGTCATGATAATGCAGTTGCTGAAAGCTTTTTCTCATTACTGAAAAAAGACAGGATTAAGCGAAAAGTCTACAAAACCAGAGATGAAGCGCGTGCTGAAATATTTAACTATATCGAATATTTCTACAATCCAGTGCGGCATCATGGTAGTAATAACGGACTGTCTCCAATGAATTTTGAAAAGCAGTATTATGAGAACTTAGAAAGTGTCTAG
- a CDS encoding GGDEF domain-containing protein: MIEQLPFWLLPVVMIIALQFNRSRLAYLALLLLAYCYFLDQSSSTTLFDRYPQQIFLAGIFTVTWFAFIKDRGLLSAHGVVRILGVLLCFAAAFAWIWGNTQYKSAIDNYLPSMITMEIRTLAPFYLGAMLVFVRGIWQANLVNTAIFITLALWAIHSLMPELLSVSVSITALAIVYILTVLTDSYFLAYRDELTGLASRRALYNLVLSLGRKYSVAMLDIDHFKKFNDTYGHDVGDQVLKLVASKISQVRGGGKAFRYGGEEFTIVFSRKDTSSILHFLEEVREIIEDYDITLRNEQRKQQTKAKRGKAQSQSKTVNVTISIGVSEHQHGETFEQTLKKADQALYRAKKKGRNQVCV; this comes from the coding sequence GTGATTGAACAACTACCTTTTTGGTTGCTACCAGTCGTGATGATTATTGCGCTGCAATTTAACCGCAGTCGCTTAGCATATCTTGCGTTACTGTTACTGGCCTATTGCTATTTTCTAGACCAAAGCTCGTCTACAACCTTATTTGATAGATATCCACAACAGATCTTTCTTGCAGGTATTTTTACCGTGACTTGGTTTGCTTTTATTAAAGACAGAGGGCTACTTTCTGCTCATGGTGTCGTTAGGATTTTAGGCGTTTTGCTCTGCTTTGCGGCCGCTTTTGCTTGGATATGGGGCAATACTCAATACAAGAGTGCTATCGATAATTACTTACCCAGTATGATAACGATGGAGATACGAACCCTCGCTCCCTTCTATCTTGGAGCTATGTTGGTTTTTGTACGAGGCATTTGGCAGGCCAATTTGGTTAACACCGCTATTTTTATCACCTTAGCACTATGGGCTATACACTCGCTAATGCCAGAGCTGCTATCCGTTTCTGTATCGATAACAGCCTTAGCCATTGTATATATCCTCACAGTGTTAACGGACTCCTATTTTCTTGCCTATCGCGATGAACTGACGGGTCTTGCTTCTCGTCGCGCCCTTTATAACTTAGTGTTGTCACTAGGACGAAAATACAGCGTAGCCATGCTCGATATCGATCACTTTAAAAAGTTTAATGATACCTATGGCCATGATGTTGGTGACCAAGTGCTTAAATTAGTCGCCAGTAAGATCTCCCAAGTAAGAGGGGGCGGCAAAGCCTTCCGTTATGGCGGTGAAGAGTTCACCATCGTCTTTTCTCGCAAAGATACTTCATCAATTTTGCACTTCCTTGAAGAGGTGCGAGAGATAATTGAGGACTACGACATAACACTGCGTAATGAGCAGCGTAAGCAGCAAACCAAAGCTAAGCGAGGCAAGGCGCAATCCCAGAGCAAAACCGTCAATGTCACCATCTCGATTGGAGTGTCAGAGCATCAACATGGTGAGACTTTTGAACAAACCCTGAAGAAAGCAGATCAAGCGCTGTATCGCGCCAAGAAGAAAGGTCGTAATCAGGTGTGTGTTTAA
- a CDS encoding PepSY-associated TM helix domain-containing protein produces MRIRPDILRTYQSIHTWTGITTGLLLFIAFFAGAITMFKPQIEQWATSPAQALQQVPTELLDSLIQTAINNSEKAKDGFIISFNDNDSPIKWYEKGGGRGLRLDDHLRHASFNDDGDWVSQASSTNELGTLIDQLHRTAGIIGKIGHEDLGVLILGIAAVLYFLALISGIIVLMPTLVKNLFALRQHKGVNRFWLDSHNLVGVISLPFHLIIAWTVVVFAFHDLFYGGLSILYGDKPLFEPRERSTIEYSVSQLHSIDSYIAEVTPIAEGYQITSMEFSKLNSTSPSLAVELQSNGRMMRGGYSDFVYMHPYTMEVQYNTISQVEEGLYGPIVNSIFALHFGNYAGSFGRWIYFSLGLLGAFLFYSGNLLWLEKRRQKQAAQRKATKIMASLTIGVCLGSMLGVAVAMLATKWLYLLSEQINSYYLSCYYIAFFAALAYSFVRGAALAAISLLRLLSLCCLLIPVTSLVALLLPHLAIWTAADIASLTIEAISLIFALLFYIAAKKAHHRAYFGEPDSIWAVTHQQNELKPQQNGNTQVLP; encoded by the coding sequence ATGAGAATACGTCCAGATATTTTAAGAACCTATCAGTCTATTCACACATGGACAGGCATCACTACAGGTCTGCTGTTGTTTATCGCCTTTTTTGCTGGCGCCATCACTATGTTCAAACCTCAAATAGAGCAATGGGCGACATCTCCAGCACAAGCACTGCAACAGGTCCCTACAGAGTTACTCGATAGCTTAATTCAAACTGCAATCAACAATAGCGAAAAAGCAAAAGATGGTTTTATCATCAGTTTTAACGACAATGATTCTCCAATTAAGTGGTATGAAAAGGGAGGCGGACGAGGTTTACGCCTTGATGATCACTTACGTCATGCCAGCTTTAATGATGATGGCGATTGGGTTAGCCAAGCAAGCAGTACCAATGAATTAGGTACGCTAATTGATCAGTTACACCGCACAGCAGGGATCATAGGCAAAATCGGCCACGAGGATCTCGGCGTATTAATTCTAGGTATTGCCGCAGTCCTGTATTTTCTAGCACTGATCTCAGGGATTATTGTGCTAATGCCTACACTAGTGAAAAATCTATTTGCACTAAGACAGCACAAAGGGGTGAATCGTTTTTGGTTAGATAGTCACAACTTGGTGGGTGTGATCAGCTTGCCTTTTCACTTGATTATCGCCTGGACAGTGGTGGTATTTGCTTTTCATGACCTGTTTTATGGCGGCTTGAGTATTCTTTATGGCGACAAGCCCTTATTTGAACCCAGAGAGCGATCTACCATTGAGTACTCCGTTAGCCAGTTGCACAGTATTGATAGCTATATCGCTGAAGTCACGCCAATAGCTGAAGGTTATCAAATCACCTCAATGGAATTTAGCAAACTCAACTCAACCTCGCCGTCTTTAGCGGTTGAACTGCAATCTAACGGACGTATGATGCGTGGTGGTTACAGTGATTTCGTCTATATGCATCCATATACTATGGAGGTGCAATACAATACCATTAGCCAAGTTGAAGAGGGGTTATATGGCCCTATAGTTAACAGTATATTCGCACTTCATTTTGGTAATTACGCAGGTAGCTTTGGCCGCTGGATATATTTTTCTCTTGGCTTACTCGGTGCATTTCTATTTTATAGCGGTAATTTACTTTGGCTTGAAAAACGTAGACAGAAACAAGCTGCACAACGCAAAGCAACCAAAATCATGGCCTCTCTCACTATCGGCGTTTGTCTAGGCTCGATGTTAGGTGTTGCAGTCGCTATGCTAGCCACAAAGTGGCTCTATCTACTAAGCGAGCAGATAAACAGTTACTACCTCAGTTGCTACTATATTGCCTTTTTTGCTGCTTTAGCTTACAGCTTTGTTAGGGGCGCTGCCCTTGCCGCTATTTCACTACTTAGGTTGCTATCACTTTGCTGTTTGTTAATTCCTGTAACCAGTTTAGTCGCACTGCTACTGCCTCATCTCGCAATATGGACAGCCGCAGATATAGCCTCCCTAACCATTGAGGCCATATCCCTTATATTTGCCCTGCTTTTCTATATCGCAGCAAAAAAAGCACACCATAGAGCCTACTTTGGAGAGCCAGACAGCATTTGGGCTGTGACTCACCAGCAAAACGAGTTAAAGCCACAACAGAACGGTAACACTCAAGTGTTGCCTTAA